Proteins found in one Bartonella krasnovii genomic segment:
- the hflX gene encoding GTPase HflX, with translation MVNKNEILGGVFSQIIKQVRTLVLIPIFQENRIENSLRECSISSRVQEALGLARAIRLEVVHYETINITTPRPGTLFGKGKADVLTDYINEYSIELAIIDHFLTPVQQRNLEKLWNCKVIDRTALILEIFGDRARTKEGVLQVELAHLSYQKGRLVRSWTHLERQRGGRGFLGGPGETQIEADRRLLQEKIIRIRRELETVIKTRTLHRAKRKKTSYPVVALVGYTNTGKSTLFNRLSGADVLAKNMLFATLDPTLRKVVLPHGKTVLLSDTVGFISNLPTNLIAAFRATLEEVVEADLILHVRDMSDLDHRAHAQDVLKVLSSLDIDIDDTEHIIEVWNKIDMLDEQALNVLQTSTKTRLNPALMVSALKGDGLDQLLRTIEKKIFGEVQSIEYLLKPHEMSLIDWFYENSAEIKQEGHDDGSVTVRAVLTSEAKKQLENIKKNMN, from the coding sequence ATGGTAAATAAAAATGAGATATTAGGAGGAGTATTTTCGCAAATTATAAAACAAGTGCGCACACTTGTTTTGATACCGATTTTTCAAGAGAATAGAATTGAAAACTCTTTGAGAGAGTGCTCTATATCTTCTCGTGTTCAAGAGGCGTTGGGGTTAGCACGTGCTATAAGATTAGAAGTTGTTCATTATGAAACGATTAATATTACAACACCTCGTCCTGGGACGCTCTTTGGAAAAGGTAAAGCAGATGTTCTTACCGATTATATCAATGAATATTCTATTGAGCTTGCGATTATAGATCACTTTTTAACGCCAGTGCAGCAGCGTAATTTAGAAAAATTATGGAATTGTAAAGTTATTGATAGAACAGCTTTGATTCTTGAAATTTTTGGTGATCGTGCACGAACAAAAGAAGGGGTTTTGCAAGTAGAATTGGCGCATTTGTCCTATCAAAAAGGGCGGCTTGTGCGGAGTTGGACACACTTGGAACGGCAGCGGGGAGGGCGTGGGTTCCTAGGTGGACCTGGTGAAACGCAAATTGAAGCAGACAGGCGTCTTTTACAAGAAAAAATTATTCGTATTCGCCGCGAATTGGAAACGGTTATTAAAACGCGTACACTTCATAGAGCAAAAAGAAAAAAAACGTCCTATCCTGTTGTTGCTTTGGTTGGATATACGAATACAGGAAAGTCAACTCTTTTTAACCGTTTAAGCGGTGCTGATGTTTTAGCAAAGAATATGTTATTTGCAACGCTTGATCCGACTTTGCGCAAAGTTGTTCTTCCCCATGGAAAAACTGTTCTTTTGTCTGATACCGTAGGTTTTATCTCTAATTTGCCAACAAATTTGATTGCAGCTTTTAGAGCAACCCTTGAAGAAGTGGTTGAGGCAGACCTTATTCTGCATGTAAGAGATATGTCAGATCTTGATCATCGAGCCCATGCCCAAGATGTCTTAAAAGTGCTTTCAAGCCTTGATATCGATATTGATGATACAGAGCATATCATAGAAGTTTGGAATAAGATTGATATGTTAGATGAGCAAGCATTGAATGTTTTACAAACGAGCACAAAAACACGATTAAATCCTGCTCTCATGGTATCAGCTCTTAAAGGGGATGGACTCGACCAATTATTAAGAACTATTGAAAAGAAAATTTTTGGAGAAGTACAAAGCATTGAATATCTTTTAAAACCTCATGAAATGTCGCTTATTGATTGGTTTTATGAAAACTCTGCAGAAATAAAGCAGGAAGGACATGATGATGGCTCTGTTACCGTTAGAGCCGTTCTTACTTCTGAAGCAAAAAAACAACTAGAGAACATCAAAAAAAATATGAATTAA
- the hfq gene encoding RNA chaperone Hfq has protein sequence MAERSQHLQDVFLNTVRKQKISLTIFLVNGVKLTGIVTSFDNFCVLLRRDGHAQLVYKHAISTIMPGQPVQMFEGESPE, from the coding sequence ATGGCAGAGCGATCACAACACCTACAAGATGTGTTTTTAAATACGGTGCGTAAGCAAAAAATTTCCCTTACCATTTTTCTTGTTAATGGCGTCAAACTTACGGGTATTGTAACTTCATTTGATAATTTTTGTGTCCTTTTGCGCCGAGATGGACACGCGCAATTGGTTTATAAGCATGCTATTTCTACAATTATGCCCGGACAGCCCGTACAGATGTTTGAAGGAGAAAGTCCTGAGTAA